In a single window of the Pandoraea pulmonicola genome:
- the aspS gene encoding aspartate--tRNA ligase — protein MSMRTSYCGLVTEQQLGQTVKLCGWVNRRRDHGGVIFIDLRDREGLVQVVCDPDRAEMFKAAEGLRNEFCVQITGLVRSRPAGTENANLTSGKIEVLCHELHVLNASVTPPFPLDDENLSETTRLTHRVLDLRRPQMQYNLRLRYKVAMEARKYLDAQGFIDIETPMLSKSTPEGARDYLVPSRVNAGQFFALPQSPQLFKQLLMVAGFDRYYQITKCFRDEDLRADRQPEFTQIDCETSFLSEQEIRDLFENMIRHVFKEAVGVELDAKVPVMKYSEAMRRFGSDKPDLRVKLEFTELTDVMADVDFKVFSVPATTEGGRVVALRVPGGADISRSEIDAYTEFVKIYGAKGLAWIKVNEVAKGRDGLQSPIVKNLHDAAIASILERTGAQDGDIIFFGADKAKIVNDGIGALRLKIGHSEFGKSHGLFEAGWRPLWVVDFPMFEYDEEDARWVACHHPFTSPKDEHIDYLETDPGKCLAKAYDMVLNGWEIGGGSVRIFQEDVQSKVFRALKLGEEEARAKFGYLLDALQYGAPPHGGIAFGLDRIITMMAGADSIRDVIAFPKTQRAQDLLTQAPSPVDERQLRELHIRLRQPEAPKA, from the coding sequence ATGTCCATGCGTACCTCCTACTGCGGTCTGGTGACCGAGCAACAACTGGGCCAAACGGTCAAGCTTTGTGGCTGGGTCAATCGCCGCCGTGATCACGGCGGGGTCATCTTCATCGACCTGCGCGATCGCGAAGGTCTGGTGCAGGTCGTGTGCGATCCGGACCGCGCGGAGATGTTCAAGGCCGCCGAAGGCCTGCGCAACGAGTTCTGCGTGCAGATCACGGGTCTCGTGCGCAGCCGTCCGGCGGGCACCGAGAACGCCAACCTGACGAGCGGCAAGATCGAAGTGCTGTGCCACGAGCTCCATGTCCTCAACGCCTCGGTCACGCCCCCGTTCCCACTCGACGACGAGAACCTGTCGGAAACCACGCGCCTCACGCATCGCGTGCTGGATCTGCGTCGTCCGCAGATGCAATACAACCTGCGTCTGCGCTACAAGGTGGCGATGGAAGCGCGCAAGTATCTGGACGCGCAAGGCTTCATCGACATCGAAACGCCGATGCTCTCCAAGAGCACGCCGGAAGGCGCGCGCGACTATCTGGTGCCTTCGCGTGTGAACGCTGGCCAGTTCTTCGCGCTGCCGCAGTCGCCGCAGCTCTTCAAGCAGTTGCTGATGGTGGCCGGTTTTGATCGCTACTACCAGATCACCAAGTGCTTCCGCGACGAAGACCTGCGCGCCGACCGTCAGCCGGAGTTCACGCAGATCGACTGCGAAACCTCGTTCCTATCGGAGCAGGAAATCCGCGATCTGTTCGAGAACATGATCCGTCACGTGTTCAAGGAAGCCGTCGGCGTCGAGCTCGATGCCAAGGTGCCGGTCATGAAGTACTCGGAAGCGATGCGCCGCTTCGGCTCGGACAAGCCGGACCTGCGTGTGAAGCTCGAGTTCACCGAGCTGACCGACGTGATGGCCGACGTGGACTTCAAGGTGTTCTCGGTGCCGGCCACGACCGAAGGCGGCCGTGTGGTCGCCCTGCGCGTGCCGGGCGGCGCGGACATCTCGCGCAGCGAGATCGACGCGTACACCGAATTCGTGAAGATCTACGGCGCGAAGGGCCTGGCCTGGATCAAGGTCAATGAGGTGGCGAAGGGGCGCGACGGTCTGCAAAGCCCGATCGTGAAGAACCTGCACGACGCTGCGATCGCTTCGATCCTGGAGCGCACCGGCGCCCAGGACGGCGACATCATCTTCTTCGGTGCGGACAAGGCCAAGATCGTCAACGACGGCATCGGCGCGCTGCGTCTGAAGATCGGTCACTCGGAGTTCGGCAAGAGCCACGGCCTGTTCGAAGCCGGCTGGCGTCCGCTGTGGGTCGTCGACTTCCCGATGTTCGAGTACGACGAGGAAGACGCTCGCTGGGTGGCGTGCCATCACCCGTTCACGAGCCCGAAGGACGAGCACATCGACTATCTCGAGACCGACCCGGGCAAGTGCCTGGCGAAGGCCTACGACATGGTGCTCAACGGCTGGGAAATCGGCGGCGGTTCGGTCCGTATCTTCCAGGAAGACGTGCAGAGCAAGGTGTTCCGTGCGCTCAAGCTCGGCGAGGAAGAAGCTCGTGCGAAGTTCGGCTACCTGCTCGACGCGCTGCAGTATGGCGCGCCGCCGCACGGTGGTATCGCCTTCGGTCTGGACCGCATCATCACGATGATGGCCGGCGCCGATTCGATCCGCGACGTGATCGCCTTCCCGAAGACGCAACGTGCGCAGGATCTGCTCACGCAGGCGCCGTCGCCGGTGGACGAGCGTCAACTGCGCGAACTGCACATCCGTCTGCGTCAACCGGAAGCGCCGAAGGCCTGA
- a CDS encoding NUDIX domain-containing protein: MNVSAKAILRRGSAVLFARNPRDEWELPGGQPEPGESLEGAVRREVLEECNWRVGAARYAGSTAFEVIPGRHVMLVFFECDRESGDASPLATSDEHSRFAWIDVLGERPADLPHCYWRAVHPGDSL, encoded by the coding sequence ATGAACGTCAGTGCCAAAGCGATCCTGCGGCGCGGCAGCGCGGTATTGTTCGCGCGCAATCCCCGCGACGAATGGGAACTGCCGGGCGGGCAGCCCGAGCCGGGCGAGTCGCTCGAAGGTGCCGTGCGCCGTGAGGTGCTCGAAGAGTGCAACTGGCGTGTGGGAGCGGCCCGCTACGCCGGTAGCACGGCTTTCGAGGTGATTCCGGGCAGGCACGTCATGCTGGTCTTCTTCGAGTGCGATCGCGAATCTGGCGATGCCTCGCCGCTTGCCACGAGCGACGAACATTCGCGCTTCGCGTGGATCGACGTGCTCGGCGAGCGTCCCGCCGATCTACCGCACTGCTACTGGCGCGCCGTGCACCCAGGCGATTCGCTGTGA
- the nudB gene encoding dihydroneopterin triphosphate diphosphatase, protein MKPFKIPESVLVVIYTPSLDVLLIERADAANFWQSVTGSKDRVDEPLAETAMREVFEETGIRVGDGEAIPASALTDWQHEIQYNIYPRWAHRYAPGVTRNTEHWFGLCVPENTPVTLAPREHVAYAWMPWEAAAARCFSPSNGDAIRQLPLRVR, encoded by the coding sequence ATGAAGCCGTTCAAGATTCCCGAATCCGTCCTCGTCGTGATCTATACGCCGTCGCTCGACGTTCTGCTCATCGAGCGCGCCGACGCCGCGAACTTCTGGCAGTCCGTCACCGGCAGCAAGGACCGCGTCGACGAGCCGCTCGCCGAGACGGCGATGCGCGAAGTCTTCGAGGAGACCGGCATCCGCGTCGGTGACGGCGAGGCCATCCCCGCCAGTGCGCTGACCGACTGGCAGCATGAGATCCAATACAACATCTATCCGCGATGGGCGCATCGCTATGCACCGGGCGTCACGCGCAATACCGAGCATTGGTTCGGACTGTGCGTGCCGGAGAACACGCCCGTGACGCTCGCGCCGCGCGAGCACGTCGCCTATGCGTGGATGCCGTGGGAAGCGGCCGCCGCTCGGTGTTTCTCCCCGTCGAACGGCGACGCCATCCGGCAGTTGCCGCTGCGCGTGCGCTAG
- the clsB gene encoding cardiolipin synthase ClsB translates to MSKYLPFSHDNDLTLLYLGQEYFTALIDAIDKATREVALETYIFEADAVGQNVSAALQRAAQRGVAVRVITDGIGTSRRLAYVNEWREAGVMHRIYNPRLFGKFGFSRTHRKLAVIDHSVAFVGGINIIDDYNGGGGVRMDDPRWDFAVQCRGPIVAEIAFAFHIQWLRLAPGYLGTPFRHRRHGLRGRLHAPYAGQAAFVARDNLHNRRAVEKAYLMALGRARHEVWLANPYFVPGRRLRRALTQAARRGVAVHLLIGRKEFRLLDTAVPWLYAKLLDAGVRIGEYDMRQLHGKVAVVDDVWATVGSSNLDALSLFLNHEANVVVLDDPLVIQLRDHIRRAFADARLIDPARYGERSRWRRFYQWMAYRLYRLAMKVLTRWKYD, encoded by the coding sequence ATGAGCAAGTATCTTCCGTTTTCCCACGACAACGACCTGACGCTGCTCTATCTCGGTCAGGAGTACTTCACCGCGCTCATCGACGCCATCGACAAGGCCACGCGCGAAGTCGCCCTCGAGACGTACATCTTCGAGGCGGACGCGGTCGGCCAAAACGTTTCGGCCGCCTTGCAGCGCGCCGCGCAACGCGGCGTTGCCGTGCGCGTGATCACCGATGGCATCGGCACCAGCCGCCGTCTGGCCTACGTCAACGAGTGGCGCGAGGCCGGCGTGATGCATCGCATCTACAATCCGCGCCTCTTCGGCAAGTTCGGCTTCTCGCGCACGCATCGCAAGCTCGCCGTCATCGATCATTCGGTGGCGTTCGTGGGCGGCATCAACATCATCGACGACTACAACGGCGGGGGCGGCGTGCGTATGGACGACCCGCGCTGGGACTTCGCCGTGCAGTGCCGCGGCCCGATCGTGGCCGAGATCGCCTTCGCCTTTCACATCCAGTGGCTGCGTCTCGCGCCGGGCTATCTCGGTACACCGTTCCGGCATCGTCGTCACGGCCTGCGCGGGCGCCTGCACGCACCGTACGCCGGTCAGGCGGCGTTCGTCGCGCGAGACAACCTGCACAATCGTCGCGCCGTCGAAAAGGCCTATCTGATGGCGCTGGGACGCGCGCGCCACGAGGTCTGGCTGGCAAACCCCTATTTCGTGCCGGGCCGACGCCTTCGCCGCGCTCTCACGCAGGCCGCCCGCCGCGGCGTGGCGGTGCACCTGCTCATCGGTCGCAAGGAGTTCCGGCTGCTCGACACGGCCGTACCCTGGCTCTACGCCAAGCTGCTCGACGCCGGCGTGCGCATCGGCGAATACGACATGCGTCAATTGCACGGCAAGGTCGCCGTGGTCGACGACGTCTGGGCGACAGTCGGTTCGTCCAATCTCGACGCCCTGTCGCTCTTCCTCAATCACGAAGCCAATGTCGTCGTGCTCGACGACCCGCTGGTCATCCAGCTGCGCGACCACATCCGCCGCGCGTTCGCCGACGCGCGCCTGATCGACCCGGCACGCTATGGGGAGCGCTCGCGTTGGCGGCGCTTCTATCAGTGGATGGCGTACCGCCTGTACCGGCTGGCGATGAAAGTCCTCACGCGCTGGAAGTACGACTGA
- a CDS encoding TetR/AcrR family transcriptional regulator, protein MRKGEQTRAAILNAALELAGRDGLEGLTIGLLADRMQMSKSGVFAHFGSREDLQIEVLREYHRRFEEEVFAPSMEVPRGLPRLRALVDRWMDKRIREVTTGCIYISGAVEYDDRAASPVREALVKSVRLWRSALLRAITQAKEEGHLRADTDPRLMLFEMYSLTLGLHHDARFLREVGAVEMTRVALEKLISSYQRG, encoded by the coding sequence ATGCGAAAGGGTGAACAGACACGTGCCGCGATCCTCAATGCCGCGCTGGAATTGGCGGGGCGGGATGGACTCGAAGGCCTGACGATCGGCTTGCTGGCCGATCGCATGCAAATGAGCAAGAGCGGCGTCTTCGCGCATTTCGGTTCGCGCGAGGATCTGCAGATCGAGGTGCTGCGGGAATACCACCGGCGCTTCGAGGAAGAAGTGTTTGCCCCCAGCATGGAGGTGCCGCGCGGCTTGCCGCGACTCAGGGCGCTGGTGGATCGCTGGATGGACAAGCGTATTCGCGAAGTCACGACGGGCTGCATCTATATCAGCGGCGCCGTCGAATACGACGATCGCGCAGCCAGTCCGGTGCGCGAAGCCCTGGTGAAGAGTGTGCGGTTGTGGCGATCGGCTCTGCTGCGCGCGATCACGCAAGCGAAGGAGGAGGGACATCTGCGCGCGGACACCGATCCGCGCCTGATGCTCTTCGAAATGTACAGCCTGACGCTCGGTCTGCATCACGACGCGCGTTTCCTGCGGGAAGTGGGCGCGGTCGAGATGACCCGGGTGGCACTGGAAAAACTGATTTCGTCATATCAGCGCGGGTAA
- a CDS encoding acyl-CoA dehydrogenase C-terminal domain-containing protein, translating to MGQYNAPLRDMQFVLHELLGVENELKALPKHADIDADTINQVLEEAGKFCSEVVFPLNQVGDREGCKYEGDGVVSTPTGFKAAYQQYVEAGWPALACDPEFGGQGLPQVVNNALYEMLNSANQAWTMYPGLSHGAYECLHAHGTPEQQATYLPKIVSGEWTGTMCLTEPHCGTDLGMLRTKAEPNGDGSYAISGTKIFISAGEHDMAANIIHLVLARLPDAPPGTKGISLFVVPKFIPDANGAPGERNGIKCGSIEHKMGIHGNATCVMNLDGAKGWLVGEPNKGLNAMFVMMNAARQGVGMQGLGLTEVAYQNSLAYAKERIQMRSLTGPKAPDKPADPIIVHPDVRRMLLTQKAYVEGGRAFSYWTALHIDKELSHGDEAERKEAADLVALLTPIIKAFLTDNAFECTNHALQIYGGHGFISEWGMEQYVRDARINMIYEGTNSVQALDLLGRKVLGDMGAKLKKFGKLVQDFVEAEGVKEEMQEFVNPLADIGDKVQKLTMEIGMKAMANPDEVGAASVPYQRVVGHLVFAYFWARMARIALDKQGSGDKFYESKLATARFYFAKLLPETASQIRMARAGAKTLMEVDVDLF from the coding sequence ATGGGACAGTACAACGCGCCGCTGCGCGACATGCAATTCGTTCTGCACGAACTGCTGGGCGTGGAAAACGAATTGAAGGCATTGCCGAAACACGCGGACATCGATGCCGACACCATCAATCAGGTGCTCGAAGAAGCCGGCAAATTCTGTAGCGAAGTCGTCTTCCCCCTCAACCAGGTGGGCGATCGCGAAGGCTGCAAGTACGAAGGCGACGGCGTGGTGAGTACGCCCACGGGTTTCAAGGCGGCCTACCAGCAATACGTCGAAGCCGGCTGGCCGGCACTCGCCTGCGATCCGGAATTCGGGGGCCAGGGGCTGCCGCAGGTCGTGAACAACGCCCTGTATGAAATGCTCAACTCGGCCAACCAGGCCTGGACGATGTACCCGGGCCTCTCGCACGGCGCCTACGAGTGTCTGCATGCCCACGGCACGCCCGAGCAACAGGCGACCTATCTGCCGAAGATCGTGTCGGGCGAATGGACCGGCACCATGTGCCTGACCGAGCCGCATTGCGGCACCGACCTGGGCATGCTGCGCACGAAGGCCGAACCCAATGGCGACGGCTCGTACGCCATCTCGGGCACGAAGATCTTCATCTCGGCGGGCGAGCACGACATGGCCGCCAACATCATCCACCTCGTGCTGGCGCGTCTGCCGGATGCGCCTCCGGGAACGAAGGGCATCTCGCTGTTCGTCGTGCCGAAGTTCATCCCGGATGCGAACGGCGCACCGGGCGAGCGCAACGGCATCAAGTGCGGCTCGATCGAGCACAAGATGGGCATTCACGGCAACGCCACCTGCGTGATGAACCTCGACGGTGCGAAGGGCTGGCTCGTGGGCGAGCCGAACAAGGGCCTGAACGCCATGTTCGTGATGATGAACGCCGCACGTCAGGGCGTGGGCATGCAAGGTCTCGGCCTGACCGAAGTGGCCTATCAGAACTCGCTGGCGTACGCGAAGGAGCGCATTCAGATGCGCTCGCTCACCGGTCCGAAGGCCCCGGACAAGCCGGCCGATCCGATCATCGTGCATCCGGACGTGCGCCGCATGCTGCTCACGCAAAAGGCCTATGTGGAAGGCGGCCGCGCCTTCTCGTACTGGACCGCGCTGCACATCGACAAGGAGCTTTCGCACGGCGACGAGGCCGAGCGCAAGGAAGCCGCCGATCTCGTCGCGCTGCTCACGCCGATCATCAAGGCGTTCCTGACGGACAACGCCTTCGAGTGCACGAACCACGCGCTGCAGATCTACGGCGGCCACGGCTTCATCTCCGAGTGGGGCATGGAGCAGTACGTGCGCGATGCGCGCATCAACATGATTTACGAAGGCACCAACTCGGTTCAGGCGCTCGACCTCCTCGGCCGCAAGGTGCTCGGCGACATGGGCGCGAAGCTCAAGAAGTTCGGCAAGCTCGTGCAGGACTTCGTCGAAGCCGAAGGCGTGAAGGAAGAGATGCAGGAGTTCGTCAACCCGCTCGCGGACATTGGCGACAAGGTCCAGAAGCTGACGATGGAAATCGGCATGAAGGCCATGGCCAACCCGGACGAAGTGGGCGCGGCCTCCGTGCCGTATCAGCGCGTGGTCGGCCACCTCGTGTTCGCGTACTTCTGGGCGCGCATGGCGCGCATCGCACTCGACAAGCAAGGCAGCGGCGACAAGTTCTACGAGTCGAAGCTCGCCACGGCGCGCTTCTACTTCGCGAAGCTGCTGCCGGAGACCGCGTCGCAAATCCGCATGGCCCGTGCCGGCGCGAAGACGCTGATGGAAGTCGACGTCGACCTGTTCTGA